The Deltaproteobacteria bacterium genomic interval CCATCGCCGGTGAGGTCGCGCAAATCGGTGAAGACGACCATCGCTTTGCTGCTTGAGGTTCTGCTGATGTACGGCACGCTCGGGCTCGACTGCCAGGGGACGCCGTCATTGACATCGGCGAAGCCTTCACCGGTGTTGGTAAACACCGTCCACGGCTGAGTGCCGGCATCGACGTAATCGGGAAGCCCGTCGCCGTTCATGTCGTGCAAGCCGGTAGTAATGTGCACGCTCTCGCTCACCTCGTCGAAGTGTGCCTCTGCCAGGAGACGCGCTTCGCCCGATTGCGAGGGCGCCAGCCAAAAGGCCGGCGTGTCGGCAAAACCATGACCGGTATTCCAGAACACGTCCCAGTGGGCCGGCCCGGTAGCGATGTTTGGCTCCGAGGAGACAAGATCAGGCAGGCCATCCCCGTTCAAGTCGAACAGGCCTTTGGCCAAAGCCCTACCGTGCCGCCCCACTAGCGTCACGTTTGGCGGTACCCGCCACAGAACCGGGCCGCTGAAATCGCTACCATTGTTGCGGTGAAACGTACAGTATGGAAAGGTTGCTGAGGGCTTCTCACCGTTGTCCGTGGGTGTCGTGCACTCCAACAAGTCGGCTAGGCCGTCGCCGTTGATGTCACGGGGCTGGCCCAAGCTCGCACTCAAGAATTCAGGCTCGTCGAAATACCAAATTGGCTGCTGCCAGGGCGTGTTCGGCGCCAGGCCCGTGCCTGTATTTCGCTGCACATCCCAGAACTGCGATATCGGATCCTGAAGGGAAGGCGATAGAAGATAGTCTGGCAGCCCGTCCCCCGTAAGGTCGGCCCACTGCATCATGAAGCCACCGAACGGGTCGCGGACGTATCCGTACATCGGACTTGCGCCCCACGGCACCGGGGTTGCAAAACGATCGCCAAGATTACGCGCCACTTTGAAGTAGTTGCTCGGGCCCATAACACCTGCGAGTGCTACCTGCACCCAATCGGTGCGGCTATCCCCATCGGCATCCATCAACTCGCCGTAGTCCCAGCCAATCAGCACGCCATCAGTGCCGGCCATCCGCGGTTCGCCGAACGACATCGTACGCTCTGCCCCGAAAGCGTGGGTCGGTTGCTGGTAGGTGAAGGTGGTCGATGGAAACGCGCCGCCGTCGGCGCCGGCGCGGGTCACCTCGACCAGCTGGCTCCAGCCGGTGTCGGCGGCGGGTTCGTAGCGTAGCGTGTAGAGCGTGGTCGGCGCTTGGTATGTGCTCAGCCCGTCAACCCACACGCGGATAGTGGTCACGATGCCGGTGACGCGCTGCTCGAAGCCACCCACGAACGACGGCGCCTGGTCAGCCCGGCCCTCGTAATCCAGGTGAACGTGGAACCGGTGCGGGTAGCCCGCCGCCGGGTTGCCACCGTAGTCAACCTGGTACGGATACAACCCGCCATTGTAGGAATAGTCAATGCGGTTACCGTTGGTATCAACGACCGAGCTGAGCCCCCAGGAGAACGTACCGCCTGCGCTGTTCACATCCGCGCCCGTACGGGACAACGCCTCGGCGCCGTAGGTGTATTGCAGCCCACTCTTATCAGTCACCGTCCACTGATTGCTGGTCGTGTCGAACACGACCGTCAAGAACGCCTCCTCGACACTCGATCCGTAAGTGATCGTAGAGGGGCCGGTGCTCAAGATGGGGAAAGAGCATTGGGGGTCAAGCCTGGAAAGTGGTAATCAGGCGCGAGGCGACCTTCGCCACCTGCCTGTTGCTCTGCTGCAGTCGCTGCGCTCGTCGGATCGCCTTGCTCACCGCGAAATGTCCCACCCCGAAAGCCGCGCCGACCTCCCGCTGCCGCAGGCCGCACAGCTCCCACACCAGCCACATCGCCAGCGCGCGCGCCCAGCCCCCGCCCCGCCGCACAATCTCCTGCCGCGGTACCTTGGTCGCTCGAACCACTTGCGTGACCACCACCGACAGCGCCGGCCGGGCGCGCAGCTGCGCCCCGTGCGCTACCTCCAGGCCCATCCCCCGCTTGCTCACCCGTTGCCGCATCCGCTCCACCCAGCCCACCTCGCCCAGCAACGTCTGCCCCACCACCGCATCCCACGGCGCCGCCCGCCCCTGGCCCACGCCGTCGCGCAGGAATTGCCGATAGGCCCGCTGCGCCACGCTGCGCCGGCGCCCGAACTGCTTCAGCACACCCTCCACGCTGAGCCAGGACGCGGCCGGCTGCCGGCCCACATACGCCGCCGCGCTGCTCCACCGAAACTGCGCCGGGTCCGCGACCTCTCCGACCCGCACGGGATTGAGATGGATGTAGCGACTCAGCTCCACCAGATACGACTCCTTGTCCACCAGGATCGCCTTGTAGCGCCCCTGAAACAGGTGCCCGACGCGCCGGGAGCGGCGGTTGAAGTCCTGGGTATAGACCGCGTTGAGCTGGCGCAGCGCCTCGCTCAGATTCCCCTCCGGGGTTTCCACCAACAGGTGATAGTGGTTCCGCATCAGCACATAGGCATAGACAACCACACGATACCGCTCGACCACGGCTTGGAGTCGCGCCAGGAACTGCTTGCGATCGTGGTCGTCGCGGAAGATGGCCTTGCGCTCGTTCCCACGCGCGGTCACGTGGTAACAGGCCCCCGGAAACGCGATCCGTAGCGCTCGTGCCATCACAGATCGGTTACCAGGCCCACGCGGGCATGTCCACCGCTAATTCCCGCTTTCCAGGCTTGACCCCACTGCGGGGCTGAAGCGTGAACGCCTCGGCGGCCGCTGTCGAGATCAGAGGGTGGGCATCTGGCTGCTGCGCTTAACCACTCCAGCGCGATTCGGGAGAGCACAGACGTTTGTGCCGATTGGTGACGGACTCATCTTCTGTGTTGGGTTCGTCGTCGCTTGTTCCTAGGATCCGATCGGGACCTGGAGAGACCAGGCGATAGCCGCCCCCCAGCTTGGACTCGTACACGATCTCATTGCCCCACGCGTCCTTGGGAGACTTAGGCTTCACGTCCACCTCGAGAAGGGATTGTGGCAAGTGCCCTTCCGTTTCCTGGAAGTGTCGAACCGCTTCGTCCGCTCCGACCAACACCCACAGCGTGTAGCAGAGCCGGTCTCGTGCCCAAGCCTCTCGCGGCTTGCCGGCATCAGCGATCATGCCCCAGCGCGACCAGGCGTAGGCCGCCAGGACTAGCGATCCAACTCCGACGACTGCCAATAGTGCGATTGCGACGCGGCGCATCTCCGTTCCCCTCCTAGTAGTTGAGGGGCCCCCTGAGAACGCCGCGGTAGAGGTCTGGAGCCGTCGGATAGTTGGCCAGAATCTGCGCGCGACTTGGACCGATATAGCTCGACGCTTCTCCGAACCGATTGGCAAACACCTCGGACCCGCTCAACCCCGTGAATTGGTAACTCAACACGTGAAAGTATTCGTGCGCGAGTTGACCGCCGAGGTAGTTCGTCGGCAATCCGAGAGATCGCGTCGGGACGAAGATGTTGCCTTCTCGCGAGTACAGCTCCGCTCCCCCGAAGCGCTGCTCGTACGTATAGACCCGTCCCGAGTTCAGCGTCTCCTGTAATCCCTCTCCGGTCGGTGTGTAGGGAATCTCGTTGATGGATTGGTTGAGGATGCCGGCCTCTTTGGTTCCCGGCTGCACAACATTCTTCTGGGCAGTCCAATCGTCCACGTAGTCGCCGAGCTTCTGCCCGAAGGTCTCGTTTTCACCGCCGGCTCGGTGTAGTCCGCCATTTCCTCCTTGGGCGGCGCTT includes:
- a CDS encoding transposase, with the translated sequence MARALRIAFPGACYHVTARGNERKAIFRDDHDRKQFLARLQAVVERYRVVVYAYVLMRNHYHLLVETPEGNLSEALRQLNAVYTQDFNRRSRRVGHLFQGRYKAILVDKESYLVELSRYIHLNPVRVGEVADPAQFRWSSAAAYVGRQPAASWLSVEGVLKQFGRRRSVAQRAYRQFLRDGVGQGRAAPWDAVVGQTLLGEVGWVERMRQRVSKRGMGLEVAHGAQLRARPALSVVVTQVVRATKVPRQEIVRRGGGWARALAMWLVWELCGLRQREVGAAFGVGHFAVSKAIRRAQRLQQSNRQVAKVASRLITTFQA